Proteins from one Halovivax limisalsi genomic window:
- a CDS encoding methyltransferase domain-containing protein, which yields MMDALDTQKLEREVTAMYRDVATAADAERHFETGRDLAERLGYDAADLQFVPDAAIDSFAGVGNAFDLAALEPGESVLDLGSGSGTDAFVAALRVTETGSVAGVDMTPEQVAKARDLAADGGFHTVEFREERIESLPFDDDAFDAVLSNGVINLSPEKGRVFEEAARVLRPGGRLAISDIVSEAQLPERIKTDADLWAACIGGAEQVDRYTDLIEAAGFEVDAIRANDEYAFTSDRAENACQTYGVRSVSLCARMEA from the coding sequence CTGATGGACGCACTCGATACCCAGAAGCTCGAACGCGAGGTCACGGCGATGTACCGCGACGTCGCGACGGCCGCCGACGCGGAGCGACACTTCGAGACGGGCCGGGACCTCGCCGAGCGACTCGGCTACGACGCCGCCGACCTCCAGTTCGTGCCCGACGCGGCGATCGACTCGTTCGCGGGCGTCGGCAACGCCTTCGACCTGGCGGCGCTCGAACCGGGCGAGTCGGTCCTCGACCTGGGAAGCGGGTCGGGCACGGACGCGTTCGTCGCCGCGCTCCGGGTCACCGAGACCGGGTCGGTCGCCGGCGTGGACATGACGCCGGAGCAGGTCGCCAAGGCCCGCGATCTCGCGGCCGACGGCGGCTTCCACACCGTCGAATTTCGCGAGGAACGCATCGAGTCGCTCCCGTTCGACGACGACGCGTTCGACGCGGTGCTCTCGAACGGCGTGATCAACCTCTCGCCCGAGAAGGGGCGGGTGTTCGAGGAGGCCGCGCGGGTGCTTCGGCCCGGCGGTCGACTCGCCATCTCGGACATCGTCAGCGAGGCCCAGTTGCCCGAGCGCATCAAGACCGACGCGGACCTCTGGGCCGCCTGCATCGGCGGCGCCGAGCAGGTCGATCGCTACACCGACCTGATCGAGGCCGCGGGCTTCGAGGTGGACGCGATCCGCGCGAACGACGAGTACGCCTTCACCTCCGATCGGGCGGAAAACGCCTGCCAGACGTACGGTGTGCGAAGCGTCTCGCTATGCGCCCGGATGGAGGCGTAG
- a CDS encoding helix-hairpin-helix domain-containing protein has translation MELESIPGVGAKTAEALAELEDPEAALAAGDVAELASAPGIEPGRAAHIARGAIRAEHDDPGGFCATDRAREIYRELLEAVQARAVTDYATRRLETFYPSRRRSRIEEAREVTAAALDRDPNEAVREALDGVEPVAEPGDVRVRERCLATVDAERYSRARESFPELSVELVEDARGLAELARGYATVVALDERFAGVDVEGDVRVRPDAFDAPVEIVPERPLAFFSHNRDRLRAAIGVHRESDLEPPCDLDDLEAGLERLESDGTVAGDDELDRLERALDDLDAAVDAAESLATDRLKEAIAERDVTIEGSDLLSLVERGAGADSLLSRELGDEYDAAVAAARERLIADLDLADDEAELARRAFPDEPTVPVTREDEVVARLRESLRTAMDRRASKRKQELASDLADLRADAETLVRQALELDVELAIARFAADYDCTMPEFVWGGEATDAGAEAGADAEGDAPDVDIEGGRSPLLDEPPERIDPVDYAIDGVRLLSGVNSGGKTSTLDLVASVVVLAHMGLPVPADRVRLRRFDGLHYHAKTQGTLDAGAFEATVRGFADLATGNDGGLVLVDELESITEPGASAKIIAGILEALAERDATAVFVSHLADEIRETAGYDVPVDGIEAVGLVDGELEVNRSPVPDHLARSTPELIVEKLATEAAAGSDGETGASADGGADTFYERLLTKFE, from the coding sequence ATGGAACTCGAGTCGATCCCGGGCGTCGGCGCGAAGACGGCCGAAGCGCTGGCCGAGCTCGAGGATCCCGAGGCGGCGCTCGCGGCGGGCGACGTGGCCGAGCTCGCGAGCGCGCCCGGCATCGAACCGGGCCGGGCCGCTCACATCGCGCGCGGCGCAATCCGGGCCGAGCACGACGATCCCGGCGGATTTTGCGCGACCGACCGGGCGCGGGAGATCTACCGCGAGTTGCTCGAGGCGGTGCAGGCTCGCGCCGTCACCGACTACGCCACCCGCCGACTCGAGACGTTCTACCCGAGTCGGCGCCGCTCGCGGATCGAGGAGGCCCGCGAGGTGACCGCGGCGGCGCTCGATCGCGACCCGAACGAGGCCGTTCGCGAGGCGCTCGACGGCGTCGAGCCGGTCGCCGAGCCCGGCGACGTCCGCGTCCGCGAGCGCTGTCTGGCGACGGTCGACGCCGAGCGCTACTCGCGGGCGCGCGAGTCGTTCCCGGAACTCTCGGTCGAACTCGTCGAGGACGCCAGGGGGCTAGCCGAACTCGCGCGGGGGTACGCGACGGTGGTCGCCCTCGACGAGCGCTTCGCGGGGGTGGACGTCGAAGGCGACGTCCGCGTTCGCCCCGACGCGTTCGACGCGCCCGTCGAGATCGTCCCCGAACGCCCGCTCGCGTTCTTCTCGCACAACCGCGATCGGCTCCGCGCCGCGATCGGAGTGCACCGCGAGAGCGACCTCGAACCGCCGTGCGACCTCGACGACCTCGAGGCGGGCCTCGAACGGCTGGAATCGGACGGGACGGTCGCCGGCGACGACGAGCTGGATCGACTCGAACGCGCGCTCGACGACCTCGACGCCGCCGTCGACGCGGCGGAGTCGCTGGCCACCGACCGGCTGAAGGAGGCGATCGCGGAGCGAGACGTCACGATCGAGGGATCCGACCTGCTCTCGCTGGTCGAGCGCGGGGCGGGGGCGGACAGCCTCCTCTCGCGCGAGCTCGGCGACGAGTACGACGCGGCGGTCGCGGCGGCCCGCGAGCGCCTGATCGCCGACCTCGACCTGGCGGACGACGAGGCCGAGCTCGCCAGACGCGCGTTCCCCGACGAGCCGACCGTCCCGGTCACGCGCGAGGACGAGGTCGTCGCCCGCCTGCGAGAGAGCCTCCGGACCGCGATGGACCGCCGGGCGAGCAAGCGAAAGCAGGAGCTCGCGAGCGACCTCGCCGACCTGCGCGCGGACGCGGAGACGCTCGTCCGGCAGGCGCTCGAACTCGACGTCGAACTGGCCATCGCGCGCTTCGCCGCCGACTACGACTGTACGATGCCCGAATTCGTCTGGGGCGGCGAAGCGACCGACGCGGGGGCAGAGGCGGGTGCGGACGCAGAGGGTGACGCGCCCGACGTCGACATCGAGGGCGGGCGCTCGCCGTTACTCGACGAGCCGCCGGAGCGGATCGATCCGGTCGACTACGCGATCGACGGCGTGCGCCTGCTCTCCGGGGTCAACAGCGGGGGCAAGACCTCGACGCTCGACCTCGTCGCGAGCGTGGTCGTCCTCGCCCACATGGGCCTGCCGGTCCCCGCCGACCGGGTGCGCCTGCGTCGCTTCGACGGGCTGCACTACCACGCGAAGACCCAGGGTACCCTCGACGCGGGCGCGTTCGAGGCGACCGTGCGCGGCTTCGCCGACCTGGCGACGGGCAACGACGGCGGGCTGGTGCTGGTCGACGAACTCGAGAGCATCACCGAACCCGGCGCGAGCGCGAAGATAATCGCCGGCATCCTGGAAGCCCTGGCCGAGCGCGACGCGACGGCCGTCTTCGTCTCCCACCTGGCCGACGAGATCCGCGAGACGGCGGGGTACGACGTCCCCGTCGACGGCATCGAGGCCGTCGGCCTCGTCGACGGCGAACTCGAGGTGAACCGCTCGCCCGTCCCGGACCACCTCGCGCGCTCGACGCCGGAGTTGATCGTCGAGAAGCTGGCCACCGAGGCCGCCGCGGGGAGTGACGGCGAAACGGGCGCCAGCGCGGACGGCGGGGCGGATACGTTCTACGAGCGGTTGCTGACGAAGTTCGAGTGA
- a CDS encoding type II toxin-antitoxin system VapC family toxin: protein MTYLLDTNVLVAAVTVDTDRSETAIHALNELDETYTSVLNLMELRTVLTKKKRFERDRVTQIEQRVRSRTNVTFPSAADTIEASRLQEETLLYPMDALVLASAAAVDATLVSFDAELREHGAISPAELV, encoded by the coding sequence ATGACGTATCTTCTCGATACGAACGTACTCGTTGCCGCCGTTACGGTCGACACGGATCGATCGGAGACGGCAATTCACGCCCTCAACGAACTCGACGAGACGTACACGTCGGTGTTGAACCTCATGGAATTGCGTACCGTATTGACGAAAAAGAAGCGGTTCGAACGAGACCGCGTTACACAAATTGAACAACGAGTTCGGTCGCGGACGAACGTCACGTTCCCCAGTGCGGCAGATACAATCGAAGCGAGCCGACTGCAGGAGGAGACGCTTCTGTATCCGATGGACGCCCTCGTTCTGGCTTCAGCGGCCGCCGTCGATGCGACGCTGGTCTCTTTCGACGCCGAATTACGCGAACACGGGGCGATCTCCCCGGCTGAACTCGTGTGA
- a CDS encoding thiol-disulfide oxidoreductase DCC family protein produces the protein MESSVPEDAPIVLFDGVCNLCNGFVQFIAPRDDEERFYFASLQSEVGQELLEEHGLPTEEFDSIVLVEGESVYVKSGAVIRIATILGGVYRLLSPTRYVPRVVRDAVYDLVATNRYRVFGKKDRCEIPEGDVGARFLE, from the coding sequence ATGGAGTCGTCGGTTCCCGAGGACGCGCCGATCGTCCTCTTCGACGGTGTCTGCAACCTCTGTAACGGGTTCGTGCAGTTCATCGCGCCGCGGGACGACGAGGAGCGGTTCTACTTCGCCTCGCTGCAGTCCGAGGTGGGCCAGGAGTTGCTCGAAGAACACGGTCTGCCCACCGAGGAGTTCGACTCGATCGTCCTCGTCGAGGGGGAGTCGGTCTACGTCAAGTCCGGCGCGGTCATCCGTATCGCCACGATTCTCGGCGGGGTCTACCGCCTGCTCTCGCCCACTCGGTACGTGCCGCGCGTCGTCCGAGACGCCGTCTACGACCTCGTTGCGACCAATCGCTATCGCGTCTTCGGCAAGAAGGATCGCTGCGAGATTCCCGAGGGCGACGTCGGCGCGCGGTTTCTGGAGTAA
- a CDS encoding tryptophan--tRNA ligase — protein sequence MTDDEHSTRGEGESDPVDPPVGTRRRARTDGGVEAEDVDDVVLDPWGAANVSDYRKLFEEFGIEEFDDVLSEVPEPHYLMRRGVIFGQRDYRPVADALREGEDAAVLSGFMPTGDPHIGHKLVFDEIIWHQERGADAYGLIADLEAHAARGLSWDEIDEHARNYLLSLLALGFDPEEGDLYRQSTNREVQDLAFELGVEANFSELGAIYGFDGETDVSHMQSVVTQMADILYPQLDDPKPTVIPVGPDQDPHVRLARDLASRMRYFGVTEAYASFEADPGELAVIAQAYDAREKYAEDPDQPRCTEAADWLRGEGGARLDVPEDEGALDRAAESLENAGMEPLRPRTRIVNRRGDDAAFEALIDAVDGEKRVFEAHVDAFDLDRETAEELAREVEVEQGGYGFLPPSSIYHRFMTGLTGGKMSSSIPASHISLLDDPEDGYDKVKAATTGGRETAELQRELGGEADECPVYELYAYLLAGDDDEFATRVYDECVGGERLCGDCKEQAAGLMKEFLEAHQEKREEVEGLLEAADIELESPRKG from the coding sequence ATGACCGACGACGAGCACTCGACCCGCGGCGAGGGCGAATCCGACCCCGTCGATCCGCCGGTCGGCACGCGTAGGCGAGCGAGGACCGACGGCGGCGTCGAGGCCGAGGACGTCGACGACGTGGTGCTCGATCCCTGGGGCGCCGCGAACGTCTCCGACTACCGCAAGCTCTTCGAGGAGTTCGGCATCGAGGAGTTCGACGACGTCCTCTCCGAGGTACCAGAGCCTCACTACCTGATGCGCCGCGGCGTGATCTTCGGCCAGCGCGACTACCGGCCCGTGGCCGACGCGTTGCGCGAGGGCGAGGACGCGGCCGTCCTCTCGGGATTCATGCCGACCGGCGACCCCCACATCGGCCACAAACTCGTCTTCGACGAGATCATCTGGCACCAGGAGCGCGGCGCCGACGCCTACGGCCTGATCGCCGACCTCGAGGCCCACGCCGCACGCGGCCTCTCCTGGGACGAGATCGATGAGCACGCGCGCAACTACCTCCTCTCGCTGCTCGCGCTCGGGTTCGACCCGGAGGAGGGCGACCTCTACCGGCAGTCGACCAACCGCGAGGTCCAGGACCTGGCGTTCGAACTCGGCGTCGAGGCCAACTTCTCCGAACTCGGCGCGATCTACGGCTTCGACGGCGAGACCGACGTCTCGCACATGCAGAGCGTCGTCACCCAGATGGCCGACATCCTCTATCCCCAGCTCGACGACCCCAAACCGACCGTCATCCCCGTCGGGCCCGACCAGGATCCCCACGTCCGGCTGGCCAGGGACCTGGCCTCGCGGATGCGCTACTTCGGCGTCACGGAGGCCTACGCCAGCTTCGAGGCCGACCCGGGGGAACTCGCCGTCATCGCCCAGGCTTACGACGCCCGCGAAAAGTACGCCGAGGATCCCGACCAGCCCCGGTGTACCGAGGCGGCCGACTGGCTGCGCGGCGAGGGCGGCGCACGGCTCGACGTCCCGGAGGACGAAGGCGCGCTCGACCGCGCCGCGGAGTCGCTCGAGAACGCCGGCATGGAACCGCTGCGCCCGCGCACCCGGATCGTCAACCGCCGCGGCGACGACGCGGCCTTCGAGGCGCTGATCGACGCCGTCGACGGCGAGAAGCGCGTCTTCGAGGCCCACGTCGACGCGTTCGACCTCGATCGCGAGACGGCCGAGGAGCTCGCCCGCGAGGTCGAGGTCGAGCAGGGCGGCTACGGCTTCCTGCCCCCGTCGTCGATCTACCACCGCTTCATGACCGGGTTGACCGGCGGCAAGATGTCCTCCTCGATCCCGGCGAGCCACATCTCCCTGCTGGACGACCCCGAGGACGGTTACGACAAGGTGAAGGCGGCGACGACGGGCGGGCGCGAGACCGCCGAGCTCCAGCGCGAGCTCGGCGGCGAGGCCGACGAGTGTCCGGTCTACGAACTCTACGCCTACCTGCTCGCGGGTGACGACGACGAGTTCGCCACCCGGGTCTACGACGAGTGCGTCGGCGGCGAGCGCCTCTGCGGCGACTGCAAGGAGCAGGCCGCGGGGTTGATGAAGGAGTTCCTCGAAGCGCACCAGGAAAAGCGCGAGGAGGTCGAAGGCCTTCTCGAGGCGGCCGACATCGAACTCGAATCGCCCCGGAAGGGGTGA
- a CDS encoding DUF7119 family protein has product MDESGEDIDGDGTELNRGEAATPDPESIPTGRESPVGAPVIRGDETITGDHADEAVGFDPDDPASVAEAAETVRAFATGGLDANQIEMLRGAAACAALVRGVGSYTDAVERAGGEVTVSFVRKWGRVHDLPRSVRLAVARGELVPSAAKHIARLGGRDRHVLAWAAIDADLSVREIRSVASRVLDGDSLDAALADVGATVGRFEVNLPPDAYIDLRRRASLAGVDPGAVVAEALTDAETETFNRNSPELSRKGR; this is encoded by the coding sequence ATGGACGAATCGGGCGAGGATATCGATGGGGACGGTACGGAGCTCAACCGGGGCGAGGCTGCGACACCGGATCCCGAATCGATTCCGACGGGGCGAGAATCGCCCGTCGGCGCGCCGGTGATCCGCGGCGACGAGACGATCACCGGCGATCACGCGGACGAGGCCGTCGGCTTCGACCCCGACGACCCGGCGAGCGTCGCCGAGGCGGCCGAGACCGTGCGGGCGTTCGCCACGGGTGGTCTCGACGCCAACCAGATCGAGATGCTGCGCGGCGCGGCCGCGTGCGCGGCGCTGGTTCGCGGCGTCGGCTCCTACACCGACGCGGTCGAGCGCGCCGGCGGCGAGGTGACCGTCTCCTTCGTCCGAAAGTGGGGACGGGTGCACGACCTCCCGCGATCGGTCCGCCTGGCCGTCGCTCGCGGCGAGTTAGTCCCCAGCGCCGCCAAGCACATCGCCCGGCTGGGCGGGCGCGATCGACACGTCCTCGCCTGGGCGGCCATCGACGCCGATCTCTCGGTCAGGGAGATTCGGTCGGTCGCCAGTCGCGTCCTCGACGGCGACTCGCTCGACGCCGCGCTGGCCGACGTCGGCGCGACGGTCGGTCGGTTCGAGGTGAATCTGCCGCCGGACGCGTACATCGACCTTCGCCGCAGGGCCTCACTCGCCGGCGTCGACCCCGGCGCCGTCGTCGCGGAGGCACTCACCGACGCCGAGACAGAAACGTTTAACCGCAACTCACCGGAACTATCACGGAAGGGCCGGTAG
- a CDS encoding aminopeptidase encodes MDERVREHARIIVDHSTDVSAGDEVILSGHPRASDLVTEVARLCGERGANLAIRMNGDRARSAYQRAIDAENVSESAVSLASIEAADVVIRVRADENTFESSDVDPAINAAFARANEAVQDAMLETRWVGTQYPAPGNAQAAEMSTAAYEDFVWGAVNKDWDDVREYQSQLVEILDPADQVHVVSGDETDVTMSIAGNPTQNDFGEKNLPGGEVFTAPIADSVEGTVHFDKPLMAQGREIRDVSLRFEDGEVVEYSAGKNEAVLDSVLDTDPGAKRLGELGIGMNRDIDQFTYNMLFDEKMGDTVHMALGRAYDDTVGDENEGNDSVVHMDMIVDMSEDSFIEVDGERIQEDGTFVFE; translated from the coding sequence ATGGACGAGCGCGTACGCGAGCACGCACGGATCATCGTCGATCACTCGACCGACGTCTCGGCGGGCGACGAAGTCATCCTCAGCGGGCATCCGCGGGCGTCGGACCTCGTCACCGAAGTGGCGAGGCTGTGCGGCGAACGGGGTGCGAATCTCGCGATCCGGATGAACGGCGATCGGGCCAGAAGCGCGTATCAACGGGCGATCGACGCCGAGAACGTCTCGGAGTCGGCCGTCTCGCTGGCGTCGATCGAGGCGGCCGACGTGGTGATTCGGGTTCGGGCCGACGAGAACACGTTCGAGTCGAGCGACGTCGATCCGGCGATCAACGCGGCGTTCGCGCGGGCGAACGAAGCGGTTCAGGACGCGATGCTCGAGACGCGGTGGGTGGGCACGCAGTACCCCGCGCCGGGGAACGCCCAGGCCGCCGAGATGAGCACGGCGGCCTACGAGGACTTCGTCTGGGGTGCGGTTAACAAGGACTGGGACGACGTCCGCGAGTACCAGTCCCAGCTGGTCGAGATCCTCGACCCGGCCGACCAGGTCCACGTCGTCTCCGGCGACGAGACGGACGTCACGATGTCGATCGCGGGCAACCCGACGCAGAACGATTTCGGGGAGAAGAACCTGCCCGGCGGCGAGGTGTTCACGGCGCCGATCGCCGACAGCGTCGAGGGGACGGTCCACTTCGACAAGCCGCTGATGGCCCAGGGCCGCGAGATTCGCGACGTCTCGCTCCGATTCGAGGACGGCGAGGTCGTCGAGTACTCCGCGGGGAAGAACGAGGCGGTGCTCGACTCCGTGCTGGACACGGACCCCGGCGCGAAGCGCCTGGGCGAACTCGGCATCGGGATGAACCGCGATATCGACCAGTTCACCTACAACATGCTCTTCGACGAGAAGATGGGCGACACCGTCCACATGGCGCTCGGACGGGCCTACGACGACACCGTCGGCGACGAGAACGAGGGCAACGACAGCGTCGTCCACATGGACATGATCGTCGACATGAGCGAGGACTCGTTCATCGAGGTCGACGGCGAGCGGATCCAGGAGGACGGGACGTTCGTCTTCGAGTAG
- the hisI gene encoding phosphoribosyl-AMP cyclohydrolase, with the protein MTDLEVDFGDDGLVPAVAQDADSGDVLMLAYVTPAALDRTRETGLAHYYSRSREELWQKGESSGHVQRVREVRVDCDADTLLYLVEQEGGACHTGHRSCFYRTVDGEHVGERVFDPETVYE; encoded by the coding sequence ATGACCGACCTCGAGGTCGATTTCGGCGACGACGGCCTGGTCCCCGCCGTCGCCCAGGACGCGGATTCCGGCGACGTGTTGATGCTGGCGTACGTCACGCCGGCGGCGCTCGACCGGACGCGGGAGACCGGACTGGCACACTACTACTCGCGTAGCCGGGAGGAACTCTGGCAGAAAGGGGAATCGAGCGGGCACGTCCAGCGCGTCCGGGAGGTTCGCGTGGATTGCGACGCCGACACCCTGCTCTATCTGGTCGAGCAGGAGGGCGGCGCCTGCCACACCGGCCACCGGTCGTGTTTCTACCGGACGGTCGACGGCGAGCACGTCGGCGAGCGAGTCTTCGACCCGGAGACGGTCTACGAGTGA
- a CDS encoding DUF7118 family protein → MTDSTRAGTRHGGGASEAGIGSDGDDAALAELEAAIDRVESVESRIEALGEDEVERGADAYRRARDLLERNDERAVGTGREAFAAYVQFEAQFDDLVEDLDSDLAEYEAFEAAYEAIDKRRLYDEDFERAKAALEPAERYVDLLDEREAAAADLYEARTAANRRLGEIADELDRLDRLEELAAVDLDAPVDRIREPIEAYNDAVEAAFSAFLSSVSAREVFALLERSRLYPLVDFDRPPADLRAFVETNSAGESTIPELLEYAEYSRSKLAHHVDDPDELKRQVATQQTYLRRLDAGPLTIPWPPAPAAELRYQVRERRPLVGRIDDAAVAPDVDLRESLRGLAQLTYDDAYDRLQTAATAREEVSDRERERIEDGRVEDEIDALERERERLEDALERTDDLT, encoded by the coding sequence ATGACGGACAGTACCCGGGCGGGAACCCGTCACGGTGGCGGCGCGTCGGAGGCGGGGATCGGCTCCGACGGGGACGACGCGGCCCTCGCGGAACTCGAGGCCGCGATCGATCGCGTCGAGTCGGTCGAGTCGCGGATCGAGGCCCTCGGCGAAGACGAGGTCGAGCGGGGCGCCGACGCCTATCGACGGGCGCGGGACCTCCTCGAGCGCAACGACGAGCGCGCGGTCGGCACCGGTCGCGAGGCGTTCGCCGCCTACGTCCAGTTCGAGGCCCAATTCGACGACCTCGTCGAGGACCTAGATTCGGACCTCGCGGAGTACGAGGCGTTCGAGGCGGCCTACGAGGCCATCGACAAGCGCCGCCTCTACGACGAGGACTTCGAGCGGGCGAAGGCGGCGCTCGAACCGGCCGAGCGCTACGTCGACCTGCTCGACGAGCGCGAGGCCGCGGCGGCCGATCTGTACGAGGCGCGCACGGCGGCCAATCGGCGCCTCGGCGAGATCGCGGACGAACTCGACCGGCTCGATCGACTCGAGGAACTCGCCGCCGTCGACCTCGACGCGCCCGTCGACCGGATCCGCGAGCCGATCGAGGCGTACAACGACGCCGTGGAGGCGGCGTTTTCGGCGTTCCTCTCCTCGGTTTCGGCCCGCGAGGTCTTCGCCCTGCTCGAACGCAGTCGCCTCTATCCCCTCGTCGATTTCGACCGGCCGCCGGCCGACCTCCGCGCGTTCGTCGAGACGAACTCGGCGGGTGAATCGACCATCCCGGAGCTCCTCGAGTACGCCGAGTACTCGCGCTCGAAGCTCGCCCACCACGTCGACGATCCGGACGAGCTCAAGCGCCAGGTCGCCACTCAGCAGACCTACCTGCGTCGCCTCGACGCCGGGCCGCTGACGATCCCGTGGCCGCCGGCGCCGGCCGCCGAGCTTCGATACCAGGTCCGGGAACGCCGCCCGCTGGTCGGGCGGATCGACGACGCGGCCGTCGCGCCCGACGTCGACCTGCGCGAGTCGCTCCGGGGGCTGGCGCAACTGACGTACGACGACGCGTACGACCGCCTTCAGACGGCCGCGACCGCCCGCGAGGAGGTGAGCGATCGCGAACGCGAGCGGATCGAAGACGGTCGCGTCGAGGACGAGATCGACGCGCTCGAACGCGAGCGCGAGCGCCTGGAAGATGCGCTGGAGCGGACCGACGACCTGACGTGA
- a CDS encoding universal stress protein: protein MTRQLLVPMDDSDRARAALEHALAVHPDSEITVLHVVDPLGAAYGGDESPAVIDGEPDFFADVRDLAAEHDGAVETVVREGTAAETILEYVSEASVDAVVMGSEGRSGVSRVLLGSVAEAVTRQSSVPVTIVPGGDRTE from the coding sequence ATGACCCGGCAACTCCTCGTCCCGATGGACGACTCGGATCGCGCCCGAGCCGCCCTCGAACACGCGCTCGCGGTCCACCCGGATAGCGAGATCACCGTCCTGCACGTCGTCGACCCGCTCGGTGCGGCTTACGGCGGTGACGAGTCGCCGGCGGTTATCGACGGCGAACCCGACTTCTTCGCGGACGTGCGCGACCTCGCGGCCGAACACGACGGCGCGGTCGAGACGGTCGTCCGCGAGGGAACGGCCGCCGAAACGATCCTCGAGTACGTCTCGGAGGCGAGCGTCGACGCCGTTGTGATGGGAAGCGAGGGACGATCGGGCGTCTCGCGGGTGCTCCTCGGGAGCGTCGCCGAAGCCGTGACGCGACAGTCGTCGGTGCCCGTGACGATCGTGCCCGGCGGCGATCGAACGGAGTGA
- a CDS encoding PIN domain-containing protein, which produces MILDTDFLISLRADDEAALELGAELEAAGVPTRVPTTVIEELYVGVGAGVTPAENARAYDALVTNKPVVSIDERIARRAGRLEGDHLASDSKPDLGPGDAIVAATGLVHEEAVVTNDGDFERVDGLAVESY; this is translated from the coding sequence ATGATTCTCGATACCGACTTTCTCATCTCGCTCCGGGCCGACGACGAGGCCGCGCTCGAACTCGGCGCAGAACTCGAAGCGGCCGGTGTTCCGACGCGCGTTCCGACCACCGTCATCGAAGAACTCTACGTCGGGGTTGGAGCAGGGGTCACGCCGGCGGAGAACGCCCGCGCGTACGACGCGCTCGTGACCAACAAGCCAGTCGTTTCGATCGACGAGCGCATCGCCCGCCGGGCCGGGAGGCTCGAGGGTGACCACCTGGCGAGCGACTCGAAACCCGACCTCGGACCGGGGGACGCGATCGTGGCGGCGACCGGGCTCGTCCACGAGGAAGCTGTCGTCACGAACGACGGGGACTTCGAGCGGGTCGACGGGCTCGCCGTCGAATCGTACTGA
- a CDS encoding antitoxin VapB family protein — protein sequence MATKSVRLEEDVYERIKAKKREDETFSAAIDRLTTEYSLLDFAGGYTDEEAADHRALLERSDETGVADHRELLERMDADDE from the coding sequence ATGGCCACGAAGTCCGTTCGGCTCGAGGAGGACGTCTACGAGCGCATCAAAGCGAAAAAGCGGGAAGACGAGACGTTTTCGGCGGCGATCGATCGACTAACGACGGAGTATTCGCTGCTCGACTTCGCGGGTGGCTACACCGACGAGGAGGCGGCGGACCACCGGGCCCTGCTCGAGCGTTCCGACGAGACCGGCGTCGCAGATCACCGCGAACTTCTCGAGCGGATGGACGCGGACGACGAATGA
- a CDS encoding twitching motility protein PilT, with amino-acid sequence MDRVGLLLTLPRLATVDAVRDELERGVETHPYIERAVTVLEADIPVSTPSSAAERSETELLKTLDPGEVQALAVVEAVDGTLVTDDGDARATAKQRGVTVTGSIGLLARIVEDGQISADEADTFRKRWIDEAGFRSPAREFGVFLEV; translated from the coding sequence GTGGACCGCGTCGGACTGCTCCTCACCCTCCCCCGGCTCGCAACCGTGGATGCCGTCCGTGACGAACTGGAGCGCGGCGTCGAAACCCATCCGTACATCGAGCGAGCGGTAACGGTACTCGAGGCGGATATTCCAGTCTCCACACCGTCGTCGGCTGCGGAACGATCGGAGACGGAGCTGCTGAAAACGCTGGATCCCGGTGAGGTGCAGGCGCTGGCCGTGGTGGAAGCGGTCGACGGAACGCTCGTCACCGACGATGGCGACGCGCGTGCCACCGCGAAACAGCGCGGCGTGACAGTTACCGGATCGATCGGGCTCCTCGCGCGGATCGTCGAAGACGGACAAATTTCTGCGGACGAGGCAGACACGTTCCGCAAACGATGGATCGACGAGGCCGGTTTTCGGTCGCCCGCGCGTGAGTTCGGCGTCTTTCTCGAAGTGTGA